In Pseudoxanthomonas indica, the following are encoded in one genomic region:
- a CDS encoding efflux RND transporter periplasmic adaptor subunit, which yields MNKHVLSAPRTRRTLALAAVSLLAAAVLVGCSGGQASETGAPPPPAVSVAPVLIKPISQWDEFSGRIEAVESVDLRPRVSGYIDRVNYVEGQEVKKGDVLFTIDSRSYRAELARAQAELARASTQAELGRSEAARALKLSEIQAISTEEYEQRRSASGQAQANVAAARAAVDSARLNLEFTQVRAPIDGRAGRALVTAGNLVSAGDAASVLTTLVSLDKVHVHFDADERTYLRYAEMARKGERPSERDGKLPVQVALADEAGFPHNGTVDFLDNQVDRSTGTIRARALLDNQDRVFTPGLYARVRLLGSGEFKAALVDDKAVLTDQDRKYVYVVDAKSQAQRRDVTLGRKQGNLRIVEQGLQAGDRVIVSGVQKVFFPGMPVQAKTVAMGASDAPPPAAVAMK from the coding sequence ATGAACAAGCACGTTCTTTCTGCGCCGCGTACGCGACGCACCCTCGCCCTTGCCGCCGTCAGCCTGCTGGCGGCCGCGGTGCTGGTTGGTTGCAGTGGCGGCCAGGCCAGCGAAACCGGCGCACCGCCGCCGCCCGCCGTCAGTGTCGCGCCGGTGCTGATCAAGCCGATCAGCCAGTGGGACGAATTCAGCGGCCGCATCGAAGCGGTTGAAAGCGTCGACCTGCGCCCGCGCGTTTCCGGCTACATCGATCGCGTGAACTATGTCGAAGGCCAGGAAGTGAAGAAGGGCGATGTGCTCTTCACCATCGACTCGCGCAGCTATCGCGCCGAGCTGGCACGCGCCCAGGCCGAACTTGCGCGCGCCAGCACCCAGGCCGAACTGGGCCGCAGTGAAGCCGCCCGCGCGCTGAAGCTGTCGGAAATCCAGGCCATCTCCACTGAAGAGTACGAGCAGCGTCGTTCCGCCTCCGGACAGGCCCAGGCCAATGTCGCCGCCGCGCGCGCCGCGGTCGATTCGGCCAGGCTCAATCTGGAGTTCACCCAGGTGCGTGCGCCCATCGACGGCCGTGCCGGTCGTGCGCTGGTCACCGCCGGCAACCTGGTGTCCGCCGGCGATGCGGCCAGCGTGCTGACCACGCTGGTGTCGCTGGACAAGGTACATGTGCACTTCGACGCCGACGAGCGCACCTACCTGCGCTATGCCGAAATGGCGCGCAAGGGCGAACGCCCGAGCGAGCGTGACGGCAAGTTGCCGGTGCAGGTGGCGCTGGCCGATGAAGCCGGCTTCCCGCACAACGGCACGGTCGACTTCCTCGACAACCAGGTCGATCGCAGCACCGGCACCATCCGCGCACGCGCCCTGCTCGACAACCAGGATCGCGTGTTCACGCCCGGCCTGTATGCGCGCGTGCGCCTGCTCGGCAGCGGCGAGTTCAAGGCCGCGCTGGTGGACGACAAGGCGGTGTTGACCGATCAGGATCGCAAGTACGTCTACGTGGTCGACGCCAAGAGCCAGGCGCAACGACGTGATGTGACTCTGGGCCGCAAGCAGGGCAACCTGCGGATTGTCGAACAAGGCCTGCAGGCCGGTGACCGCGTGATCGTCAGCGGCGTGCAGAAGGTGTTCTTCCCGGGCATGCCGGTGCAGGCCAAGACGGTGGCGATGGGCGCCAGCGATGCTCCGCCGCCGGCTGCGGTCGCCATGAAGTAA
- a CDS encoding LysR family transcriptional regulator: MSHDLNDTLIFVKVVEQGSFIAAAKSLGLPKTTVSRKVQELETRLGAQLLHRTTRKLGLTEAGNIYYEHCQRIARELSDAESAVSQLQGGPRGWLRFTAPYSIGIDKIAPLLGEFHAQYPEVRVEMVLSNEPLDLIGGEIDIALRIGSLPDSNLVARRLGVLRTQVYASNHYVTRYGEPLRPEDLQHHRVLGMPKHRRGNNSFSWTLNDGTADRDFAVNPILIANDPAALKGALLCGEGLMVAADVMVKPYLEQGYVRRVLAGWTGPEFEFNAVFPRGRMMSPKVRAFVDFLVERLKFDMDYMMEHCPVYLKQQAEARARAEAGEEPGVPSETEAEIAAGRKLLADVIS; this comes from the coding sequence ATGAGTCACGATCTGAATGACACGCTGATCTTCGTCAAAGTGGTCGAGCAAGGCAGCTTCATTGCCGCCGCCAAATCGCTCGGCCTGCCCAAGACCACGGTCAGCCGCAAGGTGCAGGAACTGGAAACCCGCCTGGGCGCGCAGTTGCTGCATCGGACCACGCGCAAGCTGGGCCTGACCGAAGCCGGCAACATCTACTACGAACACTGCCAACGCATCGCGCGCGAACTGAGCGACGCCGAAAGTGCGGTCAGCCAGTTGCAGGGTGGTCCGCGCGGCTGGCTGCGTTTCACCGCGCCGTACTCGATCGGCATCGACAAGATCGCGCCGCTGCTGGGTGAATTCCACGCCCAGTATCCGGAAGTGCGGGTCGAGATGGTGCTGAGCAACGAGCCGCTGGATCTGATTGGCGGCGAAATCGACATCGCCCTGCGCATCGGCAGCCTGCCCGATTCCAACCTGGTCGCACGTCGACTGGGCGTGCTGCGCACGCAGGTGTATGCCAGCAACCACTACGTGACCCGCTACGGCGAGCCGCTGCGTCCGGAAGACCTGCAACACCATCGTGTGCTCGGCATGCCCAAGCATCGGCGCGGCAACAACAGCTTCAGCTGGACCTTGAACGACGGCACCGCTGATCGCGACTTCGCGGTCAACCCGATCCTGATCGCGAATGATCCCGCCGCGCTCAAAGGCGCGCTGCTGTGCGGCGAAGGCCTGATGGTCGCCGCCGACGTGATGGTCAAGCCGTACCTGGAACAGGGCTATGTGCGTCGCGTGCTCGCCGGCTGGACCGGCCCGGAGTTCGAGTTCAATGCAGTGTTTCCGCGCGGTCGCATGATGTCGCCCAAGGTGCGCGCGTTTGTCGACTTCCTGGTCGAGCGGCTGAAGTTCGACATGGATTACATGATGGAACATTGCCCGGTGTACCTGAAACAGCAGGCCGAAGCGCGTGCCCGCGCCGAAGCCGGCGAAGAACCCGGCGTACCGAGCGAAACTGAAGCCGAGATTGCCGCCGGTCGCAAGCTGCTGGCCGACGTCATCTCGTAA
- a CDS encoding cellulase family glycosylhydrolase, protein MKRFACLLATLCCLAFPLHAKDFLRAKDKQIVDAQGQPVILRGMGLGGWMLQEGYMLEVPQLGTQQVILARIAELIGEDKAQAWHQAWLDNHTTKADIDAMARWGFNSIRLPMHYALYTLPVDQEPVAGEQTWREEGFRRTDDLLRWAKANDLYVILDLHAGPGGQGNDINIADRDPSKPSLWEDRRHQDKMVALWRKLAERYKDEPYIAAYDIINEPNWGFADRADTNGCKETGNAPLRELLVRTTQAIREVDPRHIVIIEGNCWGNNYQGVLDAGLWDDNLVLSFHKYWSVTTRESIADWLALRDKHNVPIWLGETGENSNDWFSRTVALAEGNGMGWAWWPLKKIRYNNPLQIIPNPGYDKLLAYWRGEGAKPSAAEAEKALMQFASHDVNYANNVQHPDVIDALFRAPHSDQSVPFKRHVIAARGGRIAAIDFDMGRNGVAYRDDTPANHHISDGGERVVWNPAMAYRNDGVDLARAADGSLQVADLRPGEWLQYTIEVERGGRYRLHLATRGEGRASLQVNGEALPAQAIGEVSASFELLPGRNTLRVVAQAGAFDLLTLQLRR, encoded by the coding sequence ATGAAACGATTCGCCTGCCTGCTCGCCACGCTGTGCTGTCTTGCCTTTCCGCTGCACGCCAAGGACTTTCTGCGCGCCAAGGACAAACAGATCGTCGATGCCCAGGGCCAGCCGGTGATCCTGCGCGGCATGGGCCTGGGCGGCTGGATGCTGCAGGAGGGCTACATGCTGGAAGTGCCGCAGCTGGGCACGCAGCAGGTGATCCTGGCGCGTATTGCCGAGCTCATTGGCGAGGACAAGGCGCAGGCCTGGCACCAGGCCTGGCTGGACAACCACACCACCAAGGCCGACATCGACGCGATGGCGCGCTGGGGTTTCAACTCCATCCGCCTGCCGATGCATTACGCTCTCTACACGCTGCCGGTGGATCAGGAACCCGTGGCAGGCGAACAGACCTGGCGCGAAGAAGGCTTCCGCCGCACCGACGATCTGCTGCGCTGGGCCAAGGCCAATGATCTGTACGTGATCCTGGATCTGCATGCGGGGCCGGGCGGGCAGGGCAATGACATCAACATCGCCGATCGCGATCCGTCCAAGCCATCTCTGTGGGAAGACCGCCGCCATCAGGACAAGATGGTGGCGCTGTGGCGCAAGCTGGCCGAGCGCTACAAGGACGAGCCGTACATCGCCGCCTACGACATCATCAACGAGCCGAATTGGGGCTTTGCCGATCGCGCCGATACCAACGGCTGCAAGGAAACCGGCAACGCGCCCCTGCGCGAACTGCTGGTGCGCACCACCCAGGCCATCCGCGAAGTGGACCCGCGCCACATCGTGATCATCGAAGGCAATTGCTGGGGCAACAATTACCAGGGCGTGCTCGACGCCGGCCTGTGGGATGACAACCTGGTGTTGAGCTTCCACAAATACTGGTCAGTCACCACGCGCGAAAGCATCGCCGACTGGCTGGCGCTGCGCGACAAACACAACGTGCCAATCTGGCTCGGCGAGACCGGCGAAAATTCCAACGACTGGTTCAGCCGCACCGTGGCCCTGGCCGAAGGCAACGGCATGGGCTGGGCCTGGTGGCCGTTGAAGAAAATCCGCTACAACAATCCGCTGCAGATCATTCCCAACCCCGGCTACGACAAGCTGCTGGCGTACTGGCGTGGCGAAGGCGCGAAGCCGTCAGCCGCCGAGGCGGAGAAGGCGTTGATGCAGTTCGCCTCGCATGACGTCAACTACGCCAACAACGTGCAGCATCCCGACGTCATCGACGCACTGTTCCGCGCGCCGCATTCGGATCAGTCGGTGCCGTTCAAGCGCCATGTGATTGCGGCTCGCGGCGGCCGCATCGCGGCGATCGATTTCGACATGGGCCGCAACGGCGTGGCCTACCGCGATGACACCCCCGCCAACCATCACATCAGCGACGGCGGCGAACGCGTGGTGTGGAATCCGGCCATGGCCTACCGCAATGATGGCGTGGACCTGGCGCGTGCCGCCGATGGTTCGCTGCAGGTGGCGGATCTGCGGCCGGGCGAATGGCTGCAGTACACCATCGAGGTGGAGCGTGGCGGGCGTTATCGCCTGCACCTGGCCACGCGCGGCGAAGGGCGCGCGTCGTTGCAGGTCAATGGCGAGGCGCTGCCGGCGCAGGCCATTGGCGAAGTCTCCGCAAGCTTCGAGCTGCTGCCGGGTCGCAATACGCTGCGGGTCGTCGCGCAGGCCGGCGCCTTCGATCTGCTGACCCTGCAGCTGCGGCGCTGA
- a CDS encoding OmpA family protein produces the protein MARVYFDVGSAVVPADVTARMSSVLTTLMAKPESKVRVSGYHDASGDVATNQELAKQRAVAIQQWLVVNGVTQERITLDKPMQTQGKGDADEARRVEITVE, from the coding sequence ATGGCGCGGGTGTACTTCGACGTGGGTTCTGCGGTGGTGCCGGCCGATGTGACGGCGCGGATGTCGAGCGTGTTGACCACGTTGATGGCCAAGCCGGAGAGCAAGGTGCGGGTGTCGGGGTATCACGATGCCAGTGGCGACGTGGCGACCAACCAGGAGCTGGCCAAGCAGCGCGCGGTGGCGATCCAGCAGTGGCTGGTGGTCAACGGCGTCACCCAGGAACGCATTACCCTGGACAAGCCGATGCAGACGCAGGGCAAGGGCGATGCGGACGAGGCGCGGCGGGTGGAGATTACGGTGGAGTGA
- the mpl gene encoding UDP-N-acetylmuramate:L-alanyl-gamma-D-glutamyl-meso-diaminopimelate ligase, whose protein sequence is MKIHILGIAGTFMGGVAALARELGHTVEGSDQAIYPPMSTQLEQLGIALAQGYLPGNIGGDCDEVVVGNALSRGNPAVEAVLDAGRAYTSGAQWLAENVLPGRTTLAVAGTHGKTTTTTILTYLLEAAGRAPGFLIGGVAEDFGVSARVGGGAEFVVEADEYDTAFFDKRSKFVHYRPTVAILNNLEYDHADIFPDVAAIQRQFHHLVRTVPGSGRLIVNGHDANLAEVLAMGCWTPMERFGFDATFEWSARLIQADGSVFAVLHGGQEIGQVQWPLLGDHNVLNGLAALAAVHAVGVDPASVMPALAQFRSVKRRLEVIGQAGDVTVYDDFAHHPTAIQTTLAGLRAKVGDARIVVAMEPRSNSMRLGAHADALAPSLDLADAVVFLSRPELPWDAAKVIAAIRGEARAVADADGLIAALQELVRAGDHVVFMSNGGFDGAPRRYFATLK, encoded by the coding sequence TTGAAAATCCACATCCTCGGTATCGCCGGCACCTTCATGGGCGGCGTCGCAGCGCTGGCGCGCGAACTGGGCCATACCGTCGAAGGCAGCGACCAGGCCATCTACCCGCCGATGTCGACCCAGCTCGAGCAGTTGGGCATCGCGCTGGCGCAGGGCTATCTGCCCGGCAACATCGGCGGGGATTGCGACGAAGTGGTGGTGGGCAATGCGCTCTCGCGTGGCAATCCCGCGGTGGAAGCCGTGCTGGATGCCGGCCGCGCCTACACCTCGGGCGCGCAGTGGCTGGCCGAGAACGTGTTGCCCGGACGCACCACGCTGGCCGTGGCCGGCACCCATGGCAAGACCACCACCACGACCATCCTGACCTACCTGCTGGAAGCGGCCGGTCGCGCGCCGGGCTTCCTGATTGGCGGCGTGGCGGAAGACTTCGGTGTATCGGCGCGGGTGGGCGGCGGCGCGGAATTCGTGGTCGAAGCCGACGAATACGACACCGCGTTCTTCGACAAGCGCAGCAAGTTCGTCCACTACCGGCCCACGGTGGCGATCCTCAACAACCTGGAATACGACCACGCCGACATCTTTCCGGACGTGGCCGCGATCCAGCGCCAGTTCCACCACCTGGTGCGCACCGTGCCGGGCAGCGGCCGCTTGATCGTCAATGGCCACGACGCCAACTTGGCCGAGGTGCTGGCGATGGGCTGCTGGACGCCGATGGAGCGGTTTGGCTTCGATGCCACGTTCGAATGGAGCGCGCGGCTGATCCAGGCCGATGGCAGCGTGTTCGCGGTGCTGCACGGTGGCCAGGAAATCGGCCAGGTGCAGTGGCCGCTGCTCGGCGATCACAATGTTCTCAATGGCCTGGCCGCGTTGGCTGCCGTGCATGCGGTGGGCGTGGATCCGGCCAGCGTGATGCCGGCGCTGGCGCAGTTCCGCAGCGTGAAGCGCCGCTTGGAAGTCATCGGCCAGGCCGGTGACGTCACCGTCTACGACGACTTCGCCCATCACCCCACCGCCATCCAGACCACGCTGGCCGGCCTGCGCGCCAAGGTCGGCGACGCACGCATCGTGGTGGCGATGGAGCCGCGCAGCAATTCGATGCGCCTGGGCGCGCATGCCGATGCGCTGGCGCCTTCGCTGGATCTGGCCGATGCGGTGGTGTTCCTGTCGCGGCCGGAGCTGCCGTGGGATGCGGCCAAGGTGATCGCGGCTATCCGCGGCGAGGCGCGCGCGGTGGCC
- a CDS encoding DUF2846 domain-containing protein has product MRSKIQISLLCLALACPTLAFAQEAAAPAAPAEPATIAAPEATAATADATAAAAATPATEAAAAAEAAPAADAAAATEAAPAIAAAPAAKGALTAPPEGKGQIVFFREKKFTGSMISFKVREGKTELGKLSNGTYFVLPVDPGAHQYVVHSEAKDVLNLEVEAGETYYVASGITMGFMAGHPNLTPSDEKAFQALANKLGRTQPLSN; this is encoded by the coding sequence ATGCGTTCCAAGATCCAAATCAGTCTGCTGTGCCTGGCCCTGGCCTGCCCGACGTTGGCGTTCGCGCAGGAAGCCGCCGCACCTGCCGCCCCTGCCGAGCCCGCGACGATCGCGGCGCCGGAAGCCACTGCAGCGACGGCGGACGCCACGGCCGCTGCGGCTGCTACGCCGGCCACCGAAGCGGCGGCGGCTGCGGAAGCCGCACCGGCGGCGGACGCTGCAGCGGCCACCGAGGCCGCGCCGGCGATTGCAGCCGCGCCGGCCGCCAAGGGCGCATTGACGGCGCCGCCGGAAGGCAAGGGCCAGATCGTGTTCTTCCGCGAGAAGAAATTCACCGGCAGCATGATTTCGTTCAAGGTCCGCGAAGGCAAAACCGAACTGGGCAAGCTGAGCAACGGCACCTACTTCGTGCTGCCTGTCGATCCGGGCGCACACCAGTACGTGGTCCATTCGGAAGCCAAGGACGTGCTGAACCTGGAAGTGGAAGCCGGCGAAACCTACTACGTCGCCAGCGGCATCACGATGGGCTTCATGGCCGGCCATCCCAACCTGACACCGTCGGATGAAAAGGCATTCCAGGCCTTGGCGAACAAGCTGGGCCGCACGCAGCCGCTGTCGAACTGA
- a CDS encoding adenylate kinase, translating to MRLVLLGPPGSGKGTQAARLKEYLQVPHISTGDLLRAEVAAASPLGLQAKEIMARGDFVSDEILLGMLEDRFARPDTANGFILDGYPRNQAQADALGNLLKKIGQPMDYAVQLEVPSELLVERIAGRAKAEGRDDDSPEVVRNRLDKYTSQTAPVIDYYRQHGQLTVVDGVGSLDEVFSRLIEALSPAKEVG from the coding sequence ATGCGATTGGTTCTACTGGGCCCACCCGGGTCGGGCAAGGGCACTCAGGCAGCGCGCTTGAAGGAATATCTGCAGGTGCCGCACATTTCCACCGGTGACCTGCTGCGCGCCGAAGTCGCCGCCGCCTCGCCGCTGGGCCTGCAGGCCAAGGAAATCATGGCCCGTGGCGATTTCGTCAGCGACGAGATCCTGCTGGGCATGCTGGAAGACCGCTTCGCCCGTCCGGATACGGCCAATGGCTTCATCCTGGATGGCTACCCGCGCAACCAGGCCCAGGCCGATGCGCTGGGCAACCTGCTCAAGAAGATCGGCCAGCCGATGGACTACGCGGTGCAGCTGGAAGTGCCCAGCGAACTGCTGGTCGAGCGCATCGCCGGGCGCGCCAAGGCCGAAGGCCGCGACGACGACTCCCCGGAAGTGGTGCGCAACCGCCTGGACAAGTACACCAGCCAGACCGCGCCGGTCATCGACTACTACCGCCAGCATGGCCAGCTCACCGTGGTCGACGGCGTAGGTTCGCTGGACGAGGTGTTCAGCCGCCTGATTGAAGCGCTGTCGCCGGCGAAGGAAGTGGGTTGA
- a CDS encoding 6-phosphofructokinase yields the protein MAQGTLLYAQSGGVTAVINATASAVITEARARKIKVLAARNGILGALREELIDTSKESAAAIRALAHTPGGAFGSCRVKLKSLEADRARYERLLAVLKAHDVRWFLYNGGNDSADTALKVSQLAQAFGYPLTCIGVPKTVDNDLAVTDTCPGFGSAAKYTAVSVREAALDVAAMAETSTKVFVYEAMGRHAGWLAAAAGLAGASPDDAPQIILFPERAYDEAAFLAQVKKVVDKVGWCVVVASEGIQHADGRFVADAGGGKDSFGHTQLGGVASYLAGRVKDQLGLKVHWTLPDYLQRSARHIASKTDWEQAQAVGKAAVQLALKGQNAVMPVIVRNSDVPYRWKIEAAPLTKVANHEKKMPANFLRKDGYGITAAARAYLEPLIRGEAYPPFGRDGLPKYVTLKNVAVAAKLPKWEE from the coding sequence ATGGCCCAGGGCACCCTACTTTATGCGCAGTCCGGCGGCGTCACCGCCGTCATCAACGCCACCGCCTCGGCGGTAATAACCGAGGCCCGCGCCCGCAAAATCAAGGTGTTGGCGGCACGCAACGGCATTCTTGGCGCGTTGCGCGAAGAGCTGATCGACACCAGCAAGGAGTCCGCCGCGGCCATCCGCGCGCTGGCGCACACGCCCGGCGGCGCTTTCGGCTCCTGCCGGGTCAAGCTGAAATCACTGGAGGCCGACCGCGCCCGCTACGAGCGGCTGCTGGCGGTGCTCAAGGCGCATGACGTGCGCTGGTTCCTCTACAACGGCGGCAACGACTCGGCCGACACTGCCCTCAAGGTCTCGCAGCTGGCGCAGGCCTTCGGCTATCCGCTGACCTGCATCGGCGTGCCCAAGACCGTGGACAACGATCTGGCGGTGACCGATACCTGTCCCGGCTTCGGCTCGGCGGCCAAGTACACGGCGGTATCGGTGCGCGAGGCGGCGCTGGACGTGGCCGCCATGGCCGAAACCTCGACCAAAGTGTTCGTTTACGAAGCCATGGGTCGGCACGCCGGGTGGCTGGCCGCGGCGGCCGGCCTGGCCGGCGCATCGCCGGATGACGCCCCGCAGATCATCCTGTTTCCCGAGCGCGCCTACGACGAAGCGGCGTTCCTGGCCCAGGTCAAGAAGGTGGTCGACAAGGTCGGCTGGTGCGTGGTGGTGGCCAGCGAAGGCATCCAGCATGCCGATGGCCGTTTCGTCGCCGACGCCGGCGGCGGCAAGGATTCCTTCGGTCACACGCAATTGGGCGGCGTGGCCTCGTACCTGGCCGGCCGGGTCAAGGATCAGCTGGGCCTGAAAGTGCACTGGACCCTGCCCGACTATCTGCAGCGTTCGGCGCGGCATATCGCCTCGAAGACCGACTGGGAGCAGGCGCAGGCCGTAGGCAAGGCGGCGGTGCAGCTGGCCTTGAAGGGCCAGAATGCGGTGATGCCGGTGATCGTGCGCAACTCGGACGTGCCCTATCGCTGGAAGATCGAAGCCGCACCGCTGACCAAGGTGGCCAACCACGAAAAGAAGATGCCCGCCAACTTCCTGCGCAAGGACGGCTACGGCATTACTGCTGCGGCCCGCGCCTACCTGGAGCCGCTGATTCGTGGCGAAGCGTATCCGCCGTTCGGTCGCGACGGCCTGCCCAAGTACGTGACGCTGAAGAACGTGGCGGTAGCGGCCAAATTGCCGAAATGGGAAGAGTGA
- a CDS encoding SDR family NAD(P)-dependent oxidoreductase, whose translation MNAIARPQALVLGASGTVGFGVVGALLEVGSPVLAVGRDGPRMRALSEHFAEEPGLELMHSGCIFSDDDAAKLVKTIRARGRPLHAVFASLTSPLEPGRLLDKPADALRHKLEMDLIPHLAAARALLPLLSEYEGAAHYVLVGGPFAERGWAGYGHSSVTGAAMRMMAQVLHEEAQAMGVRVQLLSIDSPICTPSNAVNACAEWPTALSVGRSAVSLLSRGGKPRSIVSYSPDSASQPTQTLFSDFPTSHRDDATAA comes from the coding sequence GTGAACGCCATTGCACGTCCGCAAGCCCTGGTGCTGGGCGCCAGCGGCACGGTGGGATTCGGCGTCGTCGGCGCCTTGCTGGAAGTCGGCAGCCCGGTGTTGGCGGTCGGTCGCGATGGCCCGCGCATGCGCGCGCTGTCCGAGCATTTCGCCGAAGAGCCGGGCCTGGAACTGATGCATAGCGGTTGCATCTTCAGCGATGACGATGCCGCCAAGCTGGTCAAGACGATCCGTGCGCGCGGGCGTCCGCTGCATGCGGTGTTCGCCAGCCTGACCAGTCCGCTGGAGCCCGGCCGCCTGCTCGACAAGCCAGCCGATGCCTTGCGCCACAAACTGGAGATGGACCTCATCCCGCACCTGGCCGCCGCGCGTGCGCTGCTGCCACTGCTGTCCGAATACGAAGGCGCTGCGCATTACGTCTTGGTCGGTGGTCCGTTTGCCGAACGTGGCTGGGCCGGTTACGGCCACAGCTCGGTGACCGGCGCGGCGATGCGGATGATGGCGCAGGTGCTGCACGAAGAAGCGCAGGCGATGGGCGTGCGCGTGCAGCTGCTGTCGATCGACTCACCCATCTGCACGCCGTCCAACGCCGTCAACGCCTGCGCCGAGTGGCCCACGGCGCTGTCGGTGGGCCGCAGCGCGGTGTCGCTGCTGAGCCGCGGCGGCAAGCCACGTTCGATTGTTTCGTACTCGCCCGATTCGGCGAGCCAACCCACGCAGACCCTGTTCTCCGACTTTCCCACTTCGCACCGGGACGACGCCACCGCGGCCTGA